Part of the Sphingobium sp. SCG-1 genome, GCGCAAGGGCTTCGACGGCCTGGCGGTGATGACGCAGCAGGTTCTGGAGGAGAGCCCGCATTCCGGTGCGCTGTTCGCCTTCCGGGGCAAGCGGGGCGATCTGGTCAAGCTGCTCTGGTATGATGGCCAGGGCATGTGCCTGTTTTCCAAGCGGATGGACCGTGGCCGGTTCGTGTGGCCCTCGACCAAGACGGGGTCGGTGGTGATGACGGCGGCGCAGCTTTCGATGCTGTTGGAAGGCATCGACTGGCGGCGCCCGGAGCGTACATTTACCCCGTCACTGGCAGGATAAAATGCCCGGATTATGGCGCTTTTTCTGGCATGAAGGCGGCCGATCGGCTATACGATCGC contains:
- the tnpB gene encoding IS66 family insertion sequence element accessory protein TnpB (TnpB, as the term is used for proteins encoded by IS66 family insertion elements, is considered an accessory protein, since TnpC, encoded by a neighboring gene, is a DDE family transposase.), whose product is MIPLPPSTRIFLACGATDMRKGFDGLAVMTQQVLEESPHSGALFAFRGKRGDLVKLLWYDGQGMCLFSKRMDRGRFVWPSTKTGSVVMTAAQLSMLLEGIDWRRPERTFTPSLAG